TAGGCTTTTAATGATTTAGCTTTGGCCCTTTACAGGCGAGATGCCTGCCAACACCTAAAAAATCAAGGCTAGAGATGTTATCCAAGTATTAAAATTCAAACAAAAACATCATTAAGCATCTGTATTTAATTGTGTAGCAGGCGTTCTATCTAGCATTGCATTAAAAGCAGAAAATCAAGCTATAAAGTAGGGACTTGAGTTTCTTGTAATTTTTGCAGATGTTTCGGGCAGAAATTGGCTACTCCAACAGCGATAACTTTGCCTGAGTAGGAGGCTTTGGCTACCATTTGTTCTTGAGTTCCGCCTTCTGATATCATTGCCAGGACAATTTTGGTAGCAAATTCGGTAACTGTGGAACCGCTATCAAAAGCTGTGCAAGCATCGCGGGCAATTTGATTTGCTTTGGCGTTGCCCATTTGTTTGTGAATTTGGGCTTCTTCGGGGGTTAATTTTTGTTGGAGTTGAGTTTCAAAGTTGCCGGCTTTTACGGGAATTGCTGTTAGTAAAATTAGGGCTGTTGTTAAGGTGGTTAGGGTTGGTTTTAGCATGGTTGGTTTTTTGTTATTTTAACCGCAGATAAACGCAGATAAACGCGGATGGGTTTAGGGTGGGATGTGGGTTTTTAGTTCGCCACTAGGGGAGGTTTTTGTGTCAACATAGATAAGTATTTTCTATATTGACACAGGGACGCCGATAATGTCTGCTCCAAGTAATGCTCTTTTTCACCGCAAAACTTTCAATATTGCGCTGGGGGGGTTTAGTTTTCCGCCGGATCTGGAAATGCGCCACACAAAAATTCTCCAGTGGATCGCGGCTTTGGAAAATGGCACTTTGGATGAAATTAAAGAAGTGTCTTTGCATGGAAGTTTTCTTAACGATATTTTTAAAGAGGTTTTGGGGTATCGTTCTGTTATTCAAGGAGAGGGGAAAATTTGGGAAATTTACGCGGAACAAACTATCTCGGCGAGTGGGGGGATAGCTGATGGTGCTTTGGGTTTTTTTACGGCAATTGAGAAGAGTAAGGGAAAGGTGAAATTGTCGGGTAAAATTGTTGCACCCATTGAGTTAAAAGCTGCTAAAAATGACCTCGACCGGCCCGCACCCGGACGTAAAGACTCTGCGGTTGATCAGGGATGGGGTTATGCAAATTGTACGCCTGATTGCCGGTGGATTATTGTCTCAAATTATCGGGAATTGCGGTTATATCAAACAACGAAGAGCAAAGTTTATTATGAACAGTTTTTCCTAAGAGATTTGAAAGATTTAGATGGGTTTAAGAGGTTTTATTTTTTGCTTTGCCGGCAGAATTTTTTAGCCAAAAGTCCTCAAGCTTTATCAGTTATAGATGAACTGCTGGCAAAATCAAATGAGGCGCAGGAAGAAATCACCAAAAAACTTTATGCCGAATATAAAGAAGTGCGGTTTAATTTGGTAAAGCATTTTCAATTTCAAGGTGCAAAAAACATCATAAATCAAGATGCAGTTTTAATCGAAAAAGCACAAAAAACCCTCGACCGGATTTTATTCATTGCTTTTTGTGAAGATAGAGGTTTATTGCCAGAAAGAACGATTGCTAAAGCGCATGATCATAAAGATCCCTATAACCCTCGGCCAATTTGGGAAAATTATAAAGCAATTTTTCGCTGGGTAGATCAGGGAAATGATGACCCACCAATTGCTGGTTATAATGGTGGTTTGTTTAAACTTGATACAGTTTTAGATGAGCAACTTTTTGTTACAGATTTGCTTTGCAGCCAACTGAAACAATTAAGCAGATTTGATTTTGATACAGAGGTTTCTGTTGATATTTTAGGGCGAATTTTTGAGCAGTCTGTAACTGATTTAGAAGAACTAAAAGCAGAAACCACCGGCACCCAATTTGATAAAAAGAAAGGCAAAAGAAAAAGCCAAGGAGTCTTTTATACTCCTGCTTGGGTAACGCAATATATTGTAGAAGTTGCACTTGGTGGATATTTGAAAAGACGAGAAAAGGAACTGCACGATAAATTTGAGTTAGAAAACATCCCAGAAAAAGCAACAAAAAAGCGAAAAGAAGCAGAAATTAAGTTTTGGGAAACTTACCGCGATGAAGTTTTGAAAAACACACGAGTGCTTGACCCCGCTTGCGGTTCCGGTGCATTTTTAATGGCGGCTTTTGATTATTTGTTGCAGGAATATGAACGGGTAAATTTAGCTTTGGCGGCGTTGGAAAATACCCCCGGACAGCGGAGTTTGTTTGATTTAAATACGAGCATTTTAAATAATAACTTATACGGGGTAGATTTGTCGGCGGAGTCAGTGGAGATTACGAAACTTTCGCTGTGGTTGAAAACGGCAGAAATGGGAAAACCTTTAACTTATTTGGATGAAAATATTAAGGTAGGAAATTCCATAGTTGGGGATTCGCGTTTTGCCGAAAAAGCGTTTAATTGGGAAAAAGAATTTGCTGAAGTTTTTGCAGATGGGGGGTTTGATGTGGTGATTGGAAATCCTCCTTATGTGCGACAGGAGTTGTTATCGCCAATTAAGCCTTATTTGCAGGCAAATTATGAATCTTACGATGGGGTTGCAGATTTATATACCTATTTTTATGAAAAAGGTTTGAAGCTGCTTAAAAAAGGCGGTTTGCTGTCTTATATTGTGACGAATAAATGGCTGCGCGCCGGGTATGGGGAAGCATTACGCCGGTTTTTTGTCAAGGAGGGAATTATAGAAAAAATTATCGATTTTGGACACGCGCCCATTTTTGAAGATGCGGATACTTTTCCTTGTATTCTTGCGCTGAGGAAGCCAGATTTTTCAGAGAATGTAGCAGAAAATAAGGTGATTGTTTGTGCGGTTCCGCGTGAATGTTTGGCAGATATTAACTTGAGTCAATATGTGGAAGAAAAAAGTTATAAGATTTCGCAGTCGCGTTTTACGGCGGATGCTTGGAGTTTGGAACCGGCAGAAGTTGATGAGTTAATGCAGAAAATTAAGCGTGTGGGAATTCCGCTGAAAGATTTTGCCGGCGTTAAGCCTTATCGCGGAATTTTAACCGGCTTAAATGATGCGTTTTATATTGATGAAGCTACAAAAAATCGTTTGATTCAGGCAGATACGAAATGTGCGGAAATTATTAAGCCTTTTCTGCGGGGACAAGATATTAAACGCTGGCATTGTGAATGGCAAAATCTGTGGTTAATTTTTACCCGTCGTGGGATTGATATAGACGCTTATCCTAGTGTGAAACAATATTTAAACCAGTATCGGAAAAATTTAGAACCTCGTCCCAAAGATTGGGATATTATTAAAAATGGTGAATGGAAAGGCAGAAAATCGGGCAGCTATAGGTGGTATGAAATGCAGGATGCTGTTGACTATTGGCGAATGTTTGAACAGCCTAAAATTATTTATCAAGAAATTAACACTTTTCCTAGTTATGCCATAGATATAAATAGTCACTTTCTAAACAACAAAGTTTTTCTTTTACCCAAAGCTGATTTGTATGTTTGTGCTTGTCTTAATTCACCGATAGGGTGGTGGATAGCACATCGATTATTTCCTAAGATGATAGGCGATGCTGTGACTCCGCGTGGTGATTTGATGGTTGATTTTCCCATCGCAATTCCTACAGATGAAATTCGCGCTGAAATTGAACCAAAAGTGACGCGGTTAATTGAAATCACCAAAATTAATCAACAAGCGTATCGAGAGGTCTTAGACTGGCTGCAAATTGAACAAAATATCGAGAAACCTGGACAAAAATTAGAAGATTTTGCGAGTTTGGAGGCTGACGAATTTATTGCGGAAATTAAAAAGCGAAAACCCAAAGGAAACAC
Above is a genomic segment from Ancylothrix sp. D3o containing:
- a CDS encoding Eco57I restriction-modification methylase domain-containing protein; translation: MSAPSNALFHRKTFNIALGGFSFPPDLEMRHTKILQWIAALENGTLDEIKEVSLHGSFLNDIFKEVLGYRSVIQGEGKIWEIYAEQTISASGGIADGALGFFTAIEKSKGKVKLSGKIVAPIELKAAKNDLDRPAPGRKDSAVDQGWGYANCTPDCRWIIVSNYRELRLYQTTKSKVYYEQFFLRDLKDLDGFKRFYFLLCRQNFLAKSPQALSVIDELLAKSNEAQEEITKKLYAEYKEVRFNLVKHFQFQGAKNIINQDAVLIEKAQKTLDRILFIAFCEDRGLLPERTIAKAHDHKDPYNPRPIWENYKAIFRWVDQGNDDPPIAGYNGGLFKLDTVLDEQLFVTDLLCSQLKQLSRFDFDTEVSVDILGRIFEQSVTDLEELKAETTGTQFDKKKGKRKSQGVFYTPAWVTQYIVEVALGGYLKRREKELHDKFELENIPEKATKKRKEAEIKFWETYRDEVLKNTRVLDPACGSGAFLMAAFDYLLQEYERVNLALAALENTPGQRSLFDLNTSILNNNLYGVDLSAESVEITKLSLWLKTAEMGKPLTYLDENIKVGNSIVGDSRFAEKAFNWEKEFAEVFADGGFDVVIGNPPYVRQELLSPIKPYLQANYESYDGVADLYTYFYEKGLKLLKKGGLLSYIVTNKWLRAGYGEALRRFFVKEGIIEKIIDFGHAPIFEDADTFPCILALRKPDFSENVAENKVIVCAVPRECLADINLSQYVEEKSYKISQSRFTADAWSLEPAEVDELMQKIKRVGIPLKDFAGVKPYRGILTGLNDAFYIDEATKNRLIQADTKCAEIIKPFLRGQDIKRWHCEWQNLWLIFTRRGIDIDAYPSVKQYLNQYRKNLEPRPKDWDIIKNGEWKGRKSGSYRWYEMQDAVDYWRMFEQPKIIYQEINTFPSYAIDINSHFLNNKVFLLPKADLYVCACLNSPIGWWIAHRLFPKMIGDAVTPRGDLMVDFPIAIPTDEIRAEIEPKVTRLIEITKINQQAYREVLDWLQIEQNIEKPGQKLEDFASLEADEFIAEIKKRKPKGNTSLSPAGLKAVREVYNEYAPAISSRKAEALKLEKQLSDLVNQAYELTPEEINLMWKTAPPRMPVIR